In Leifsonia sp. PS1209, the genomic stretch TCGCGAGAGCGGACTGCTCCATCACGTCGACCAGCGGGATGATGGCCTCCTTGAACGGCATCGACACCGAGCAGCCGCGGATGCCGAGAGCCCGGATGCCGCGCACGGCGCCCTCGAGGTCGGTGGTGGTGAACGCCTTGTAGATGAAGTTCAGGCCGAGCTCGTCGTAGAGATAGTTGTGGAACCGGGTTCCGATGTTGCTCGGCCGGGCTGCGAGCGACATGCAGACCTGCATGTCCTTGTTCAGGATGGGCATGCGCCAATTCTCGCAGGTCAGCCCAGGCGGTACGCCCGGCGTGCGGCCCCGCCGAACACGTCGGTGCGCTCCTGCTCGCTCAGCCCCGCGGTGAGTGCGCGGGCGACCGCGGTGGTCTCCGCATACGTTCCCGCGAGGGTGGAGACCGGCCAGTCCCCGCCGAACAGCACCCGGGATGCGCCGAACGCGTCGAGTGCGTGGTCGGCGTACGGCTGGAGGTGGTCCCCGATGGTGGTGAGGCCGGAGAGCTTGGTGGAGACGTTGGGGTGCGCGGCCAGCGCGGTCATCAGGGACGCCCACGGCTCCCTCTCTGCCGCCGAACTCGCCGAGCCGGCCGGCGGGGTGCCGAGGTGGTCGACGACGATGCGCAGTTCCGGCTGCTCCTCCGCGAGCGAGACGGCGAGCTCCAGGTGGCGCGGAAGCACGCCGATCACGTCGAAGGCGATGCCGTGGACGGCGACGACGGCTAGGGAGCGGCGGACCGCATCCCGTGCCAGCCAGTCGGCGTCCGGTTCGTCGTGGATGAGGTGGCGCACCCCCACGAACCCGGGATGCGCCGACCACGTCTCCAGCTGGGCGGCGGTCGCGGCTGGGTCGAGCAGGTCGACCCAGGCGACGACGCCCGCGACCAGCGGCGAGGAGGCGGCGACGGCGAACATCGCCTCGGAGTCCTCCACCGAGTTCGCCGCCTGCACGAGCACGGCGCCGTCGACGCCCTCCGCACGCAACTGGGGCTCGACCTCGGCGAACGCGAACGTGCGGTTGATCGGCGCCAGCGCGTCGGTGAGCCACGGGTACGCGACCTTCTCGAGATCCCAGAGGTGCAGGTGGGCGTCGACGGTCATGCTCAGGCGTCCAGTTCGAAGCGGATGAGCGCCGGACCGGCGATGGATGCGTCCGGCAGGGTCACCGCGAGCGTGTCGCCGTCGCGCGTCACGGCGACGGGGGTTCCGTCGGCGAGGCGGGCGGAGGCCGCGTCGACCGCGGGCGAGACCCCGCCGATGGTGACAGCGCCGGATGCGTCGACGAACGCGTTCGCGACGTCGCCGCTGCGCGTCCAGCGCACCCACGGGTCGGAGCCCGCCGCCGCGATCGACGTGTCCAGGGTGGTCGAGCCGAACACCGCGTCCCCGTTCACGGCGTTCCACGCTGCCAGGTGCTCCAGGGTGCGTCGCTGCAGGTCCGGGACCGTCCCTCGGGCGGTGAGACCGACGTTGAGGAGCAGGTTGCCGCCGCGCGAGACGATGTCGACGAACGTCTTCACCGCATCCGGGCCGCTCAGCAGGTGGGTTTCGTCTTCGAGCGTGTTGTGGCCGAACGAGTATCCGATGCCGCGGCAGTTCTCCCAGCCGCCGTCGCCCTCCACGCTGAGTCCCTGCTGGTATTCGCTGGTGCGGAAGTCCCAGTGGGTGGTGCCCCAGCGGTCGTTCGCGACGCCGTCCGGGGTGGTGGCGTAGAACTTCTCGAACAGGTTCTCCATCGAGAACGGCCCGGAGGGCTTGCCGGCGTCCGGCCACTCGATGTCGCCCCAGAGCACGTCGGGGGAGTACCGCTCGATCAGGTCTTCGACGTGCTTGTACGCGTACTCGGCGTATGCGGCGTCGACGGGGCGGCCGAACTCCTGGCCCTCGTCGGTGATCGGCGGCAGCTGCGAGAAGTGCCAGTCGAGCCCGCCGGAGTAGTAGACGCCGAAGCGGAGGCCGGCATCCCTGGTGGCCTTCTCGAACGCGCCGATCAGGTCGCGCTTCGGGCCGCGGGCGACCGTGTTGCGGCCGTCGGTGCCGGGAGCATCCCACAGGGTGACGCCGTCGTGGTGCTTGGTGGTGGGGACGAAGTAGCCTGCTCCCGTGCTCTTCACGAGGGCGATGAACGCCTCCGGATCGAACTCGTCGGGGTTCCAGGCGTCGAGGAAGTCGTCGTACGGAGCGCCGCCGAACGCGTCCTTCTGGTGCTGGGCAGCCGGGCTGCCCTCGATGCGGATCGTGTTGAAGTACCACTCTGCGTAAGGATTGTGCGCGAACCAGTACTGCTTCTCGATGGTGCCGAGTTCGCCGATCGGCTCAGCCCAGGCCGGAACGGAGTACGGGCCCCAGTGAACGAAGATGCCGAGCTTGGCGTCGCTGAACCAGGACGGGAGCTCGTGCTGGAACCGCTGGTAGTTCTCGGGGCGGACGGGGTCGTCAGTGAACATGGCCACGCTGAGATTCTCCTTCTTCGTTGAATGGATTGTGGGACGCATCCCAAGTCCATATCCTATAGGCAATAGCATCCCTACTCAAAGGAGAGTTCTCCCCGTGGATTCGACCCTCACCGCTCTACCCGACTCGTTCGTGCGTCCCGCCGACTTCCAGCTGCCAGGCGGGGAGTGGTTCATCGGCGCAGGATTCGGCCTGTTCGTGCACTGGGACCACGCCAGCCAGCAGGGCATCGAGATCTCCTGGCCACTGGTCGGCCGGTCCATCATCCCCGGCTCCGACGCGGTCGAGGACACCGTCAGCGTCGAGCAATACCAGTCGACGGCGCCCACCTTCAACCCGGTCGACTGGGATGCGGTCGCCCTCGCCCGCCTGGCCAAGCGCGCCGGTGCCCGCTACGTCGTGTTCACCGCCCGCCACCACGCCGGATACTCGATGTTCCACACCGCGCACTCCGACTTCGGCATCGAGCACTCGCCGTTCGGTCGCGACATCACCCGCGAGTTCGTCGAGGCGATCCGCGCAGAGGGCATCCGGGTGGGCATCTACTACAGCCTCCCCGACTGGAACCACGCAGACTACCCGGCCTTCCAGGACAGCGACCGCCCGTACCCGCTGGAGCACTGGCCCGCCGCGGCAGACCCGGCCAACGCCGGCACTCCTGTCGCGGAGGACAAGCACCGCCGGCCGACGCCGGAGGCCTGGGCGCGCTACCAGGACTACCTGCGCGGGCAGCTCACCGAACTGCTCACCGGCTACGGCACCATCGACCTGCTCTGGTTCGACGGTGAGTGGGAGCGCTCGGAGCAGGAATGGGACAGCGCGGGGCTGCGCGCCCTCATCAAGTCGCTGCAACCGGATGTGGTCATCAACGACCGCCTGCTCGGCCAGGGCGACTACAAGACGCCGGAGCAGGGCTTCCCCGTGACGGCGCCGACGGGTCCGTGGGAGCTGTGCCTGACCATCGGCCAGATGTGGGCGTGGCGGCCGGGAGACACCAAGAGCAAGTCCACCACCTCGCTCGTGACCACACTGATCGAGGTGGCGAGCCGCGGAGGCAACCTGCTGCTCAACATCGGCCCCAAGGGCGACGGCAGCCTCAACGAGTCGCAGGTGCAGACGCTGGACGAGATCGGCCAGTGGATGGATGCGCATGCCGAGAGCGTCGTCGGCGTCTCGCCGACCGTCGGCGTCGACTACTACGGGCCGTCCACCGCCCGGCCGGGGACGATCTACCTGCACCTGGTGATGCGGCCGATCGAGCAGGTGATCGTGCGGGGCATCCCGGTGGGCCGGGTCACGGGCATCCGGTTGCTGGCGACGGGCGAGCAGCTGCCGTACGAGGTCAACTACGAGGTGCACGAGCAGGCGTCGCGGGATGCCGAGCCGCTGGGCGAGCTGCTGATCCCCGCGCCCGCCGCATCCGGGGCCGTCGTCGACGTGATCGCGATCGACTTCGCCTGACCGGCACAGACCGGGTCGACTACTTGACCGGCCGGGGCGCAGCAGCTTATGCTCCCCATAACCTATATCAAAGACCCTATAGGATCGCGGATCCGCCCCTCGGAGCGAGACCGCGGAACAGCAGGCTCAGTAGGCGATCACATTTGATGAATCCAATGGAGGAGGCACAGCAAGTGACACCACGAACCACGCGCGCGGCGGGACGTATCGGAACCGCAATCGTATTGGCAGGAGCCCTCACGGCGCTCGCAGGATGTGCGGGCGGAGGCGGGGGCAACGCGTCCGGCGGCCCCATCTCGATGTACACCTGGGTCAGCAGTCAGAGCGACCGCGACCAGTGGGAAGGCTTCATCGACCTCGGCAAGAAGGTCGACCCGAAGCTCGACGTGACCATCGACGGCCCGAGTTTCAACGACTACTGGACGAAGGTCAAGACCCGCCTCAGCGGCTCCAACCCGCCCTGCCTGCTCACCACGCAGGCCGCGCGGGCCCAGGAACTCGGCGGGCTGCTCATGCCGCTCGACGACCTGATCAAGAAGTACAAGCTCGACACCTCGGCGTTCGACGCGTCCATGCTCAAGGGCATGACGGTCGACGGCACGATCCGCGCCATCCCGTACGACGCCGAGCCGATCGTCCTCTACTACAACGTGGATGCGTTCAAGAAGGCCGGTCTGGAGCTGCCGAGCACGACGTACTCGCGCGAGCAGTTCCTCTCCGACGCGAAGAAGCTCACCACGGGCGACCACAAGGCGCTCGCGATCGAGCCGGGCTTCTTCATCCCGAACGCCTGGGCCATCGCCGACGGCGCAGAGGCCGTGAAGGGCGGGAAGCTCGACCTGACCAACTCCAAGCTGGTCGACCAGGTGCAGTCGTACTTCGACCTGGTCAGCAAGGAGGGCATCGCGGCGGCGCCGAACGCGGCGGACGGCTCCGATGTGGCGCAGGCCGCGTTCACCGGCGGCTCGACCGACATGCTGATCGAGGGACCGTGGATGTACGGCACCTTCGCCTCGGCGGCCAAGTTCCAGATGGGCGTGACCATCGTCCCGAGCACGTCGGGCGAGGCGCACGGCATGACGGCCGGCTCCGGCTTCGGCATCGCGAAGAACTGCAAGGACCCGGACGGCGCGTTCAAGGCCATCCAGGCGATGACGGACACGAGCGTGCTCAAGGGCCAGGCGGAGAAGCGCGGCATCGTCCCGTCCAGGGCTGACGCACAGTCCGCCTGGGCGGAGGGCAAGACGCCCGAGGCCGCTGCCGCCGTGCAGGCGCTGCTCGGCAACGCCACCGCGCAGCTCACCACGCCCACCTGGAACCAGGTGGAGACCCTGTTCACCCAGTACGGCGTCGAAGGGTACCGCGGTGACAAGACGGCCAAGGACGTGATGAACACGATCCAGAACTCGGTGGGGCAGTAGCCGCATGGCTTCCCCGCTGATCTCGGGCGCCGTCGTCTCGAAGGAGACGGCGGCGTCCGCCGCGCCCGAATCGACGGAGACGCGCCCGTTCGGCGTGCCCCACCCCACCCCGCCGCGGGGCACCAGGAAGCGGAAGGGCGACGGCCTCGTCGCCCTCGCATATCTGTGGCCCGGCCTCGCGGGGTTCACGTTCTTCATCCTGGTGCCGCTGCTCGGCTCGCTGGTGATCAGCCTGTTCGAGTGGCCGCTGTTCGGCTCGCCGACGTTCGTCGGGTTCGCCAACTACCAGAAGCTGTTCTCCGACCCCACGTTCTACACGGTCCTGATCAACACGGTGATCTTCGCGTTCGTCTACACAGCGCTCAACCTGGTGCTCGCACTGGCCGTCTCGCTGTGGCTGAACACGAGGATCAAGTTCTCCGGCTTCTGGCGCGTGATCTTCTTCCTCCCCGCCATCACGCCGATGGTGGCGAACGCCCTGGTCTGGCGGTTGCTGCTGAGCGACAACGGCCTCGTGAACTCGGCGCTCGCATCCGTCGGCATCCAGGGTCCCAGCTGGCTGTCGGACGCGTCGTTCGCCCTGTTCTCGGTGATCGCGATGTCGGTGTGGCAGTCGTTCGGCTACAACGTGATCGTGCTCTCCGCCGGTCTCGGAAGCATCCCGAAGGAAATCCTCGAGGCGTCCAGGATGGACGGCACGAGCGCCTGGCAGCGGCTGCGGTCGATCATCCTGCCGATGATCTCCCCGTCGCTGTTCTTCACCATGACGATGACCATGATCGGTGCGTTCCAGGTGTTCGTGCAGCCGCAGATCCTGACCCAGGGCGGTCCGGGGGAGTCGACCAACACGTTCGTGCTCTACCTGTACCGCAACGGTTTCGTCTTCGACAGGCTCGGCTACGCGTCGGCGCTGGCGTGGATCCTGTTCATCGTCGTGATGCTGATCACCGCCCTGCAGTTCGCCGGGCAGAAGAAGTGGGTGAACTATGACAAGTGAGACGCTGACCCGCAAGCCCCGCCTGCGCCGCGCCCAGAAGGTCACGGCCGCCAAGACCTGGCTGAACACCCTGGTGATGGCCGTCGTGGCGCTGGTGTTCACCTTCCCGTTCATCTGGATGTTCTTCTCGGCCCTCAAGCCGGAGTCCGAGGTGTTCTCGGCGAAGCCGTCGTTCATCGGCTCCGAGGTGAAGTGGTCCAATTTTGTGGATGCGTGGACCCTGGTGCCGTTCGGGCGCTTCATCTTCAACGGCTTCTTCGTGGCGATCATGGGCGCACTGCTGTCGGTGATCGTCGCCGTGCTGTCCGCCTACGCGTTCTCGCGGCTGCGCTTCAAGTACCGCGACCGTCTGTTCCTGCTCTACGTGCTCACGCTCGTGCTGCCGCAGGAGGTGCTGGTCGTCCCGCTGTTCATCATGATGAACCAGCTGGGCCTGGTCGACACGTACGCGGCCCTGATCATCCCGTTCGCGTTCACCGCGTTCGGCACGTTCCTGCTCCGGCAGTTCTTCCTGACCATCCCGATCGAGTTCGAGGAGGCCGCGCTGATCGACGGCGCCTCCCGGTTCCGCACGCTCTGGTCGGTGCTGCTGCCGCAGCTCACGGCACCGCTGTCCGTGCTCGGCGTGTTCTCGTTCGTCGGCTACTACAACTCCTACCTGTGGCCGCTGATCATCATCAACAGCCAGGAGCTCGCGACCGTGCCCCTCGGCCTGTCGATGTTCACCGGAGAGCACGGCACCCAGTGGAGCCTGATGATGGCCGCATCCACCCTGGCGATCATCCCGTCGCTGATCATCGTGGCCGTGCTGCAGCGCCAGCTCATCAAGGGCGTCGCGCTCGGCGGCTTCGGCGGCCGGTGATGGCCGTCGTCGCACGCACCGGCACCGCCGGCACCGGCCCCTCCGGCACCCACCCCACCCCGAAAGCAGAGCAGATGACCTTCGCACCGCCCATCGACCGCATCGCCGTGGACGGCACCATCGTCTTCGCGGAGGCCTGGCTGAGCGACCTCGAAGTGGAGACGGTCCGCACAGACGCCGTGCAGTCGTTCGTGAAGCAGGAGACGATCTTCGTGCGCATCCGGACAGCGGGCGGCGTGGAGGGGATCGGCTACAGCTACACGATCGGCACCGGAGGCGGCGCCGTGCTCAGCCTGCTGCGATCCGGCCTGCTCGACGTGCTGCTCGGGATGGACGCCAACCGTCCGGAGGCGGTGTGGCACGCGCTCTTCTCGTCCACCCGCGCCACCACGGTCGGTGCGATCACGTCGCTCGCGCTCGCCGCCGTCGACACCGCCGTCTGGGATGCGCGCTGCGTCGCCGCCGGCCTGCCGCTGTGGGTGGCGGCGGGTGGAGCGCGGCCGAGCATCCCGTTGTACGACACCGAGGGCGGCTGGCTGCACTTCAGCGCGGAGGAGCTGGTGGCGCAGGCCGTCGAGTCGAAGGCGCGCGGGATGCACGGGGTGAAGATCAAGGTCGGCAAGCCGCGCGGGCACGAGGACTTCGAACGCCTCGCCGCCGTGCGGGATGCCGTCGGCCCCGGCATGGACATCATGGTCGACGCCAACCAGTCGATGACGGCCGCCGAGGCCATCCGGCGAGCGGCCCTGTTCGAGAAGCTCGACATCTTCTGGTTCGAGGAGCCGCTGCCCGCCGAAGACGTCGCAGGGCACCGCAGGCTCGCGGAGGCGACCAGCCTGCCGGTGGCGGTGGGGGAGTCGATCTACTCGGTCGGGCACTTCCGCGAGTATCTGCAGTCCGGTGCGGCGTCGATCGTGCAGGTGGATGTGGCCAGGGTCGGCGGGGTCACGCCGTGGCTGAAGGTCGCGCACCTCGCCGAGGCGTTCAACGTCGCCGTCGCCCCGCACTTCCTGATGGAGCTGCACGTCTCACTGTGCTGCGCCATCCCGAACGCCCTCTACCTGGAGCACATCCCGCAGCTGCGCGCCGTGACGCGCAGCGAGATGACCGTCAGCGACGGCGCGGGCGTCGCGCCGACCACGCCGGGCCTCGGCATCGAGTGGGACCTCGACGCGATCGACGATCTGAGGGTGAGCTGATCAGAATGGAGACTGTGAACATCGCCACCGCATCCCGGACATTCGGCCGGGGCGGCCTGACGGTCGGGCCGATCGGCTACGGCGTCGCAGCCCTCGGCAACCTCTACCGGCCGCTCGCCGACGACGTGTGGCCCGGCATCGTGCCCGCGGCGTGGGAGGCGGGCATCCGGTACTTCGACACGGCCCCGCACTACGGCCTCGGCCTCGCGGAGAAGCGGCTGGGCGCCGGTCTGCAAGAGTACCCGAGGGATGCGTTCGTCCTGTCGACCAAGGTCGGTCGCGTGCTGGAGCCCAACCCGGACTATCGCGAGGGGGACACCGACCTCGGAAACCTGTTCGCGGTGCCGTCGACCCTGCGCCGCCGGCTGGATTATTCGCGTGACGGCGTGCTGCGGTCCATCGAGGACTCGCTGACCAGGCTCGGCCTCGACCGCATCGACGTGGTGTTGGTGCACGATTCGGATGAGCACGAGCGGGAGGCGCTGGACGGCGCGTTCCCCGCACTCGACGA encodes the following:
- a CDS encoding mandelate racemase/muconate lactonizing enzyme family protein gives rise to the protein MAVVARTGTAGTGPSGTHPTPKAEQMTFAPPIDRIAVDGTIVFAEAWLSDLEVETVRTDAVQSFVKQETIFVRIRTAGGVEGIGYSYTIGTGGGAVLSLLRSGLLDVLLGMDANRPEAVWHALFSSTRATTVGAITSLALAAVDTAVWDARCVAAGLPLWVAAGGARPSIPLYDTEGGWLHFSAEELVAQAVESKARGMHGVKIKVGKPRGHEDFERLAAVRDAVGPGMDIMVDANQSMTAAEAIRRAALFEKLDIFWFEEPLPAEDVAGHRRLAEATSLPVAVGESIYSVGHFREYLQSGAASIVQVDVARVGGVTPWLKVAHLAEAFNVAVAPHFLMELHVSLCCAIPNALYLEHIPQLRAVTRSEMTVSDGAGVAPTTPGLGIEWDLDAIDDLRVS
- a CDS encoding aldo/keto reductase, which gives rise to MNIATASRTFGRGGLTVGPIGYGVAALGNLYRPLADDVWPGIVPAAWEAGIRYFDTAPHYGLGLAEKRLGAGLQEYPRDAFVLSTKVGRVLEPNPDYREGDTDLGNLFAVPSTLRRRLDYSRDGVLRSIEDSLTRLGLDRIDVVLVHDSDEHEREALDGAFPALDELRAQGVIRSYGAGMNQSAMLTRFVRETDLDIVMCAGRYTLLDPSAEQDLLPAAAERGVSVAVAAVFNSGILATDRPVAGATYDYGAAPDALLAHVSRIADIAAPHGVTVPQLAVQFPLRHPAVATVVLGADSAAQITRNAGLAAVPVPDALWAELSEAGLLP
- a CDS encoding extracellular solute-binding protein, giving the protein MAGALTALAGCAGGGGGNASGGPISMYTWVSSQSDRDQWEGFIDLGKKVDPKLDVTIDGPSFNDYWTKVKTRLSGSNPPCLLTTQAARAQELGGLLMPLDDLIKKYKLDTSAFDASMLKGMTVDGTIRAIPYDAEPIVLYYNVDAFKKAGLELPSTTYSREQFLSDAKKLTTGDHKALAIEPGFFIPNAWAIADGAEAVKGGKLDLTNSKLVDQVQSYFDLVSKEGIAAAPNAADGSDVAQAAFTGGSTDMLIEGPWMYGTFASAAKFQMGVTIVPSTSGEAHGMTAGSGFGIAKNCKDPDGAFKAIQAMTDTSVLKGQAEKRGIVPSRADAQSAWAEGKTPEAAAAVQALLGNATAQLTTPTWNQVETLFTQYGVEGYRGDKTAKDVMNTIQNSVGQ
- a CDS encoding alpha-L-fucosidase, which gives rise to MDSTLTALPDSFVRPADFQLPGGEWFIGAGFGLFVHWDHASQQGIEISWPLVGRSIIPGSDAVEDTVSVEQYQSTAPTFNPVDWDAVALARLAKRAGARYVVFTARHHAGYSMFHTAHSDFGIEHSPFGRDITREFVEAIRAEGIRVGIYYSLPDWNHADYPAFQDSDRPYPLEHWPAAADPANAGTPVAEDKHRRPTPEAWARYQDYLRGQLTELLTGYGTIDLLWFDGEWERSEQEWDSAGLRALIKSLQPDVVINDRLLGQGDYKTPEQGFPVTAPTGPWELCLTIGQMWAWRPGDTKSKSTTSLVTTLIEVASRGGNLLLNIGPKGDGSLNESQVQTLDEIGQWMDAHAESVVGVSPTVGVDYYGPSTARPGTIYLHLVMRPIEQVIVRGIPVGRVTGIRLLATGEQLPYEVNYEVHEQASRDAEPLGELLIPAPAASGAVVDVIAIDFA
- a CDS encoding alpha-L-fucosidase, with translation MFTDDPVRPENYQRFQHELPSWFSDAKLGIFVHWGPYSVPAWAEPIGELGTIEKQYWFAHNPYAEWYFNTIRIEGSPAAQHQKDAFGGAPYDDFLDAWNPDEFDPEAFIALVKSTGAGYFVPTTKHHDGVTLWDAPGTDGRNTVARGPKRDLIGAFEKATRDAGLRFGVYYSGGLDWHFSQLPPITDEGQEFGRPVDAAYAEYAYKHVEDLIERYSPDVLWGDIEWPDAGKPSGPFSMENLFEKFYATTPDGVANDRWGTTHWDFRTSEYQQGLSVEGDGGWENCRGIGYSFGHNTLEDETHLLSGPDAVKTFVDIVSRGGNLLLNVGLTARGTVPDLQRRTLEHLAAWNAVNGDAVFGSTTLDTSIAAAGSDPWVRWTRSGDVANAFVDASGAVTIGGVSPAVDAASARLADGTPVAVTRDGDTLAVTLPDASIAGPALIRFELDA
- a CDS encoding carbohydrate ABC transporter permease encodes the protein MTSETLTRKPRLRRAQKVTAAKTWLNTLVMAVVALVFTFPFIWMFFSALKPESEVFSAKPSFIGSEVKWSNFVDAWTLVPFGRFIFNGFFVAIMGALLSVIVAVLSAYAFSRLRFKYRDRLFLLYVLTLVLPQEVLVVPLFIMMNQLGLVDTYAALIIPFAFTAFGTFLLRQFFLTIPIEFEEAALIDGASRFRTLWSVLLPQLTAPLSVLGVFSFVGYYNSYLWPLIIINSQELATVPLGLSMFTGEHGTQWSLMMAASTLAIIPSLIIVAVLQRQLIKGVALGGFGGR
- a CDS encoding amidohydrolase family protein, whose protein sequence is MTVDAHLHLWDLEKVAYPWLTDALAPINRTFAFAEVEPQLRAEGVDGAVLVQAANSVEDSEAMFAVAASSPLVAGVVAWVDLLDPAATAAQLETWSAHPGFVGVRHLIHDEPDADWLARDAVRRSLAVVAVHGIAFDVIGVLPRHLELAVSLAEEQPELRIVVDHLGTPPAGSASSAAEREPWASLMTALAAHPNVSTKLSGLTTIGDHLQPYADHALDAFGASRVLFGGDWPVSTLAGTYAETTAVARALTAGLSEQERTDVFGGAARRAYRLG
- a CDS encoding sugar ABC transporter permease; its protein translation is MASPLISGAVVSKETAASAAPESTETRPFGVPHPTPPRGTRKRKGDGLVALAYLWPGLAGFTFFILVPLLGSLVISLFEWPLFGSPTFVGFANYQKLFSDPTFYTVLINTVIFAFVYTALNLVLALAVSLWLNTRIKFSGFWRVIFFLPAITPMVANALVWRLLLSDNGLVNSALASVGIQGPSWLSDASFALFSVIAMSVWQSFGYNVIVLSAGLGSIPKEILEASRMDGTSAWQRLRSIILPMISPSLFFTMTMTMIGAFQVFVQPQILTQGGPGESTNTFVLYLYRNGFVFDRLGYASALAWILFIVVMLITALQFAGQKKWVNYDK